Proteins found in one Oncorhynchus mykiss isolate Arlee chromosome 17, USDA_OmykA_1.1, whole genome shotgun sequence genomic segment:
- the p3h1 gene encoding prolyl 3-hydroxylase 1: MECRLGLAILVVCLISYGLSDVQLSSNVILEPYDLLFDTAVEAYYKGDWMTVILNMERALRNKAAIRRVKAHCRIICANQSAFGEPLSSIVVTIPGAGSVEDLGFFQKIMKRADCVNTCESDKIGPPTIHKITEDVDLEFKKRTPYNYLQVAYFKINKLDKAVAAANTFFLANPDHMEMRQNLDYYRMMSGVQEEDFKDLEAWPHMAEFLAGKRYYSSDSFGLAIDHFEAAVEEYFSADQECRALCEGAYDYDGYNYMEYSADLFQSMTDHYMQILNCKQSCSVELASTAGKDKPFEDFLPSHFNYLQFSYYNSKKYEQAIECAKTYLLFHPEEEVMNQNLAYYSAVLGEDKAAAIPARQVVKQHIQQSLLEKELLYFAFEVFGITFVDPDSWTPADIMPLKLREKQKADRETAARITEEIGNLMKEIETMVEEKNKESTDIAKIVREGGPLLFDDIKITMSSKQLNGSQRVLLDGFISEGECRELTRLSNAAALKGDGYRGLPSPHSPSESFQGITVLKAIKFGQEGTVPLKSARLFFDMSEKVRRVLESYFRLDSPLYFSYSHLVCRSAIDEKQDDRDDLSHPVHADNCLLVSELNKCIKEPPAYTHRDYSAILYLNDDFEGGDFIFTELDAKTVTAEVRPQCGRVVGFGAGEENPHGVRAVTKGQRCAVALWFTLDPKHEEKERIQAQEMLKMFSTPTDAEFTETKTESSEPQLTLPDQAVLLGQAAPPVQVQADKPDDKPAEKKPEEPAEKKPEKPAEKKPEEPAEKKPEEPAEKKPEKPAEKKPEKPAEKKPEEPAEKKPEKPAEKKPEEPAEKKPEEPAEKKPEEPAEKKPEEPAEKKPEKPAEKKPEEPAEKKPEEPAEKKPEEPAEKKPEEPAEKKPEKPAETVIENPEDKKDEKPTENRGEKQIAKEGEKPMLKEAVKTKAKAADASKAKARTKTAAKAGDKAKAQPAAKTNVKHAASKMKPKATDKKEQKPATKKAEKAPVKKVSKDSKTEPKSASDSQTDKVEL, encoded by the exons gttattctCGAGCCGTATGATCTGCTGTTCGACACAGCGGTAGAAGCATACTACAAGGGTGACTGGATGACCGTCATCCTGAACATGGAGCGGGCGCTTCGGAACAAGGCTGCGATACGCAGGGTGAAGGCGCATTGCCGGATAATTTGTGCAAACCAGAGCGCTTTCGGAGAGCCTTTATCCAGCATAGTTGTGACAATACCAGGCGCTGGTTCTGTGGAAGATCTTGGTTTTTTTCAAAAAATTATGAAAAGGGCTGATTGTGTAAATACCTGTGAAAGTGATAAAATTGGACCACCAACTATCCATAAAATCACTGAAGATGTGGACCTCGAGTTTAAGAAGAGAACCCCTTACAATTATCTGCAAGTCGCATACTTCAAG ATCAATAAGCTGGATAAGGCTGTGGCAGCGGCCAACACATTTTTCCTGGCCAACCCAGACCACATGGAGATGAGGCAGAACCTGGACTACTACAGGATGATGTCCGGAGTACAGGAGGAAGACTTTAAAGACCTGGAGGCCTGGCCTCACATG GCAGAGTTTCTTGCAGGGAAGCGGTACTACAGCTCAGACTCGTTCGGTCTGGCCATCGACCACTTTGAGGCAGCGGTAGAAGAGTACTTCAGCGCGGACCAGGAGTGCCGGGCGCTCTGCGAAGGAGCTTACGACTACGACGGATACAACTACATGGAGTACAGTGCTGACCTCTTCCAGTCCATGACAG ACCACTACATGCAGATTCTGAACTGTAAGCAGAGCTGTTCTGTGGAGCTAGCCTCCACCGCAGGAAAGGACAAGCCATTTGAGGATTTCCTCCCTTCCCACTTCAACTACCTACAGTTCTCCTACTACAACA GTAAAAAGTATGAGCAGGCCATAGAGTGTGCTAAGACCTACCTGCTGTTCCACCCAGAAGAGGAGGTAATGAATCAGAACCTGGCCTACTACTCCGCTGTGCTGGGAGAGGACAAGGCTGCAGCCATACCTGctagacag GTGGTAAAACAGCACATTCAGCAGTCCCTGTTGGAGAAGGAGCTGCTTTACTTTGCTTTTGAAGTGTTTGGAATCACCTTTGTTGATCCA GATTCCTGGACCCCTGCAGACATTATGCCCCTCAAACTGAGAGAGAAGCAGAA GGCAGACAGGGAGACTGCAGCAAGGATCACTGAGGAGATTGGGAATCTGATGAAGGAGATTGAAACTATGGTGGAGGAGAAGAATAAGGAGTCGACTGATATTGCCAAGATCGTACGAGAAG GTGGTCCTCTGTTGTTTGATGACATCAAGATTACCATGTCGTCTAAGCAGCTGAATGGGTCTCAGAGGGTTCTACTGGATGGATTTATCTCGGAGGGCGAGTGCAGAGAGCTCACCCGCCTCTCTAAT gCGGCTGCGCTGAAAGGTGATGGGTACCGAGGCCTTCCCTCCCCACACTCCCCCAGCGAGAGCTTCCAAGGAATCACAGTCCTCAAGGCTATTAAG TTTGGACAGGAGGGAACTGTGCCCCTGAAGAGTGCCCGTCTGTTTTTCGACATGAGTGAGAAGGTACGTAGGGTCCTCGAGTCGTACTTCcgtctggactctcctctctacttctcctACTCCCACCTGGTCTGCCGCTCCGCCATCGACG AGAAGCAGGATGACCGTGACGACCTGAGTCACCCGGTTCATGCAGACAACTGCCTTCTGGTCTCTGAGCTCAACAAGTGCATCAAAGAACCAcccgcatacacacacagagactacag CGCCATCCTCTATCTAAATGATGACTTTGAAGGAGGAGATTTCATTTTCACTGAACTGGATGCCAAAACTGTCACA GCGGAGGTGCGTCCTCAGTGTGGTCGTGTGGTTGGTTTTGGGGCTGGGGAGGAGAATCCTCACGGCGTGAGAGCGGTCACTAAGGGACAGAGGTGTGCTGTGGCCCTGTGGTTCACCCTTGACCCCAAACACGAGGAGAAG gagCGGATCCAAGCTCAAGAGATGCTGAAGATGTTCTCCACTCCTACGGACGCAGAGttcacagagacaaagacagagagctcAGAGCCACAGCTCACACTTCCTGACCAGGCTGTGCTTCTTGGTCAAGCTGCACCCCCAGTACAGGTGCAGGCAGACAAACCAGATGACAAACCAGCAGAGAAGAAGCCTGAGGAACCAGCAGAGAAGAAGCCTGAGAAACCAGCAGAGAAGAAGCCTGAGGAACCAGCAGAGAAGAAGCCTGAGGAACCAGCAGAGAAGAAGCCTGAGAAACCAGCAGAGAAGAAGCCTGAGAAACCAGCAGAGAAGAAGCCTGAGGAACCAGCAGAGAAGAAGCCTGAGAAACCAGCAGAGAAGAAGCCTGAGGAACCAGCAGAGAAGAAGCCTGAGGAACCAGCAGAGAAGAAGCCTGAGGAACCAGCAGAGAAGAAGCCTGAGGAACCAGCAGAGAAGAAGCCTGAGAAACCAGCAGAGAAGAAGCCTGAGGAACCAGCAGAGAAGAAGCCTGAGGAACCAGCAGAGAAGAAGCCTGAGGAACCAGCAGAGAAGAAGCCTGAGGAACCAGCAGAGAAGAAGCCTGAGAAACCAGCAGAAACAGTCATTGAAAACCCAGAAGATAAAAAGGATGAGAAGCCGACAGAGAATCGGGGAGAAAAACAAATTGCTAAAGAGGGTGAAAAACCTATGTTGAAAGAGGCGGTCAAAACGAAAGCCAAAGCAGCCGACGCATCAAAGGCCAAAGCGAGGACTAAAACAGCGGCTAAAGCAGGGGACAAAGCCAAGGCTCAACCAGCAGCCAAAACAAACGTCAAACATGCAGCAAGCAAAATGAAACCTAAAGCGACAGACAAAAAAGAGCAGAAGCCAGCTACAAAGAAAGCAGAGAAAGCCCCTGTCAAAAAGGTTTCCAAGGACTCTAAAACTGAACCCAAATCAGCCTCGGACTCACAGACAGACAAGGTTGAGCTATGA